A segment of the Gossypium hirsutum isolate 1008001.06 chromosome D10, Gossypium_hirsutum_v2.1, whole genome shotgun sequence genome:
GCTTTTCAGCGCGTGGAGACTCGCATTCATCGCCTTCTTTCTATTCACCGTATTCCCGTTCGTCACGCTATCCAACGGCATCATCACGTAAACCGGAACccctttcttctcctctttcttcCCTCCCTCCTTCCACGCCACCGACGCCGATGACTCCTCAGCCGTCTCCAGCGGTGATAACGTCCCGAAAGCCTGGAAAGCGGCGGACAGATCCGGACGCAGCGACAGACTCATCATAGCCGACCTGTTTGCCGCGCTTCGCGGCGTCAACGGTGGAGTTAACATTGGAGGGGACAGAGCTTCTCCTGGGGCGTTGCATCGGAGATTCGCCAATGGAACTTTCCGAAATCCCGACACATCAGCCGTCGCTGAGGATGATTGTTCTCCGGTGGTGACTTCAGCTGCAATTTGTGTCCCGGCTAGAGAACCAATCTGATGCGCCAAATTCAACGCCATTTTCTATTTATTCGAACTGTTTGTCTTTTCCGATTACCTGTCAGAGatg
Coding sequences within it:
- the LOC121222085 gene encoding beta-amylase 1, chloroplastic, giving the protein MALNLAHQIGSLAGTQIAAEVTTGEQSSSATADVSGFRKVPLANLRCNAPGEALSPPMLTPPLTPRSAANRSAMMSLSLRPDLSAAFQAFGTLSPLETAEESSASVAWKEGGKKEEKKGVPVYVMMPLDSVTNGNTVNRKKAMNASLHALKSAGVEGIMIDVWWGLVEREATGAYNWGGYAELLEMAKKHGLKVQAVMSFHQCGGNVGDSCMFVFLLTSLYCLTFKS